The Meriones unguiculatus strain TT.TT164.6M chromosome 6, Bangor_MerUng_6.1, whole genome shotgun sequence genome has a window encoding:
- the Gorasp1 gene encoding Golgi reassembly-stacking protein 1, with the protein MRDLDLRDLLQNTGRLSGSEPAVMQLCLAMAKMLLYLFGATADLQHVVNIFPSLVVVAHEPEEEASVLVSDIRLEACGARNLETADVKGPQEPASPGGRRSLKAVDTAVQAAHSGSLLHVVEVLLLAVVNDRRLYEKGMAVIAPILHAFVLTQTGPAHGRKSKEQARSSRRAVQENSPAQQAGLEPYFDFIITIGHSRLNKENDTLKALLKANVEKPVKLEVFNMKTMKVREVEVVPSNMWGGQGLLGASVRFCSFRRASEHVWHVLDVEPASPAALAGLRPYTDYVVGSDQILQESEDFFTLIESHEGKPLKLMVYNSESDSCREVTVTPNAAWGGEGSLGCGIGYGYLHRIPTQPSSQHKKPLGASPPGSPSSETSQHNAWPLGAPPPWPVPHDPPGPELGSRQSDYVEALPQVSGSFLEGQLLRPGSPSHGAADHGGYPRPMEIPLQPPPPVQRVMDPGFLDVSGMSLLDSSNGSMCPSLSPSTVLTSAAISASGPEDIGSSSSSHERGGEATWSGSEFEISFPDSPGAQVQVDHLPQLTLPDGLTSAASPEEGLSAELLEAQAEEPADIDSLDRRAETEGLASPAQVGPGAQPGL; encoded by the exons atGCGAGACCTTGACCTGAGAGACTTGCTGCAGAACACAGGCC GACTCTCTGGGAGTGAGCCTGCTGTGATGCAGCTCTGCTTGGCCATGGCTAAGATGCTCCTGTACCTCTTTGGAGCCACTGCAGACCTTCAGCATGTGGTCAACATATTCCCTAGCCTTGTCGTGGTGGCCCATGAGCCAGAGGAAGAGGCTAGCGTA CTGGTGTCAGACATTAGGCTTGAAGCTTGTGGGGCGAGG aacctggaaacagctgATGTGAAAGGTCCTCAAGAGCCTGCGTCTCCTGGAGGGCGAAGGTCTCTGAAGGCTGTTGACACCGCGGTCCAGGCG GCCCACTCTGGCAGCCTGCTGCACGTGGTGGAAGTACTTCTCCTGGCTGTAGTAAACGATCGTCGCCTGTATGAAAAAGGCATGGCGGTGATCGCCCCAATCCTTCACGCCTTTGTTCTGACCCAGACCGG CCCAGCTCACGGCCGGAAGTCCAAG GAGCAAGCTCGGAGCAGCCGGCGGGCG GTACAGGAGAACTCGCCGGCCCAGCAGGCAGGCCTGGAACCCTACTTTGACTTCATCATCACCATCGGGCACTCAAGGCTG AACAAGGAGAATGACACGCTGAAGGCCCTGTTGAAGGCCAATGTGGAGAAGCCGGTGAAGCTGGAGGTCTTCAACATGAAGACCATGAAGGTGCGAGAGGTGGAGGTGGTGCCCAGCAACATGTGGGGCGGCCAGGGCCTGCTGGGAGCCAGCGTGCGCTTCTGCAGCTTCCGCAGGGCCAGTGAGCACGTGTGGCATGTGCTG GACGTGGAACCCGCCTCCCCTGCCGCCTTGGCCGGCCTGCGCCCTTACACAGACTACGTAGTTGGCTCTGACCAGATTCTCCAGGAG TCGGAAGACTTCTTCACACTCATTGAGTCCCATGAGGGGAAGCCCCTGAAGCTCATGGTGTATAACTCTGAGTCCGACTCCTGCCGGGAGGTGACTGTGACACCCAATGCAGCCTGGGGTGGAGAGGGCAG CCTGGGGTGTGGAATTGGCTATGGGTACCTGCACCGGATCCCCACGCAGCCCTCCAGCCAGCACAAGAAGCCACTGGGTGCCTCGCCGCCTGGCAGTCCGTCATCTGAGACCTCACAACATAATGCCTGGCCTCTTGGTGCCCCACCACCGTGGCCCGTCCCTCATGACCCTCCTGGCCCAGAGTTGGGGTCCAGGCAAAGTGATTATGTGGAG GCCCTGCCCCAAGTTTCCGGCAGCTTTTTGGAGGGACAGCTCCTTAGGCCTGGGAGTCCCAGCCATGGCGCTGCTGACCATGGGGGATACCCACGTCCCATGGAGATCCCACTCCAGCCTCCGCCTCCAGTACAGCGGGTCATGGACCCAG GCTTCCTGGATGTGTCAGGAATGTCCCTCCTGGACAGCAGCAACGGAAGCATGTGCCCCAGCCTGTCACCTTCCACAGTGCTGACCTCCGCGGCCATCTCAGCCTCAGGACCAGAGGACATCGGCTCCAGTAGCAGTTCTCATGAGCGGGGTG GTGAAGCTACGTGGTCGGGGTCGGAGTTTGAGATCTCGTTCCCAGACAGCCCAGGTGCCCAGGTCCAGGTGGACCACCTGCCCCAGCTCACTCTCCCCGACGGCCTCACCTCGGCAGCCTCACCAGAGGAAGGGCTATCTGCAGAACTGTTGGAGGCACAGGCTGAGGAGCCAGCAGACATTGACAGCCTGGATCGCAGAGCCGAGACTGAGGGGCTGGCCAGCCCAGCCCAGGTTGGCCCTGGTGCACAGCCTGGGCTGTGA